From Levilactobacillus zymae, a single genomic window includes:
- a CDS encoding D-alanyl-D-alanine carboxypeptidase, with protein MAYHAKHKTQNAYVWNDTHTKKLANLKQHPNYTWYQLATGTYKGSKNWVRVTNFPDTKRGWIHKSQLKKGFNPTGYQILQKRYGAYAGHAFHLNSQTKNVYLWDWSHTKKRANLKHYTNQTFGQRHSILVRHNGHESWYSYVDVTIKGKTVSGYVQTKQLLKGRTPNHAGHNLLFPDDFVATADYQQYIRDSKYQKLARSIVKLFPNTPVDYGLSRIAAYNFATNDTWIEDEPEPISTQGYTQFVTFKPIVTYLMAHKDQSNAQKLAAVERLLAKQGYTPAKRQQLKGYKLGIYIINNLKGGRVDEAGNAYKGNWYGLVLAKPTR; from the coding sequence GTGGCCTACCACGCCAAGCACAAGACCCAAAACGCCTACGTGTGGAACGATACCCACACCAAGAAGCTAGCAAACCTAAAGCAGCACCCTAACTACACCTGGTACCAGCTGGCCACCGGGACCTACAAGGGCAGCAAGAACTGGGTGCGCGTGACCAACTTCCCCGACACCAAGCGTGGCTGGATCCATAAGTCCCAACTCAAAAAGGGGTTCAACCCCACGGGCTACCAGATCCTCCAGAAACGCTACGGGGCTTACGCGGGGCACGCCTTTCACCTGAACTCCCAGACCAAAAACGTCTATCTCTGGGACTGGTCGCACACCAAGAAGCGCGCCAACCTGAAGCACTACACCAACCAGACCTTTGGCCAGCGCCACTCCATCCTGGTCCGCCACAACGGCCACGAGAGTTGGTATTCCTACGTTGACGTGACGATCAAGGGCAAGACCGTTTCCGGCTACGTGCAGACCAAGCAACTGCTTAAGGGCCGCACGCCAAACCACGCGGGTCACAACCTCCTGTTCCCCGACGACTTCGTAGCCACCGCCGACTATCAGCAGTACATCCGCGACAGCAAGTACCAGAAGCTGGCCCGCTCGATCGTTAAGCTGTTCCCGAACACGCCCGTGGACTACGGCTTGTCACGCATCGCGGCATACAACTTCGCAACCAACGACACCTGGATCGAGGACGAACCGGAACCCATCTCAACTCAGGGCTACACCCAGTTCGTGACCTTCAAGCCCATCGTAACCTACCTGATGGCGCACAAGGACCAATCTAACGCCCAGAAGCTCGCCGCCGTGGAGCGTCTCTTGGCCAAGCAGGGCTACACCCCGGCTAAGCGGCAACAGCTTAAGGGCTACAAGCTCGGTATCTACATCATCAACAATTTAAAGGGCGGCCGCGTTGACGAAGCCGGCAACGCCTACAAGGGGAACTGGTACGGCCTAGTCTTGGCCAAACCTACCCGTTAA
- a CDS encoding DUF2255 family protein: MTANTTPTWPTAELTRFATADNFRVSPFYSDGHTYGTPTWIWSVVVDGQLFIRAWNGLGSRWHRSAVQQGAGRILLAGKNYNVTFAPLEDAAVNQQVDAAYRQKYGDSSYLTGMLQAGPRASTLRVSPRS, encoded by the coding sequence TTGACAGCAAACACAACACCAACCTGGCCCACTGCGGAGCTAACCCGGTTCGCTACCGCGGACAACTTTCGGGTCTCGCCGTTCTATAGCGATGGCCACACTTACGGGACCCCGACTTGGATCTGGTCCGTGGTAGTCGACGGCCAATTATTTATCCGCGCGTGGAACGGGCTAGGGTCGCGTTGGCACCGTTCGGCGGTCCAACAAGGCGCCGGGCGCATTTTATTGGCGGGGAAGAACTACAACGTGACGTTCGCACCGCTTGAAGACGCGGCGGTGAACCAACAAGTAGACGCCGCGTACCGCCAGAAGTATGGCGATAGTTCTTACCTGACGGGGATGCTCCAAGCGGGGCCCCGGGCGTCAACGTTGCGGGTGAGCCCGCGCAGCTAA